From Pulveribacter suum, a single genomic window includes:
- the tmk gene encoding dTMP kinase: MTTGLFITFEGIDGAGKSSHIDALARAFAQAGRTALVTREPGGTPLAEKLRELLLHDAMDALTETLLVFAARRDHLAQVIVPALARGEVVLCDRFTDATFAYQGGGRGFDWQVLSQMEQLAQTGLGLEPDLMLNPQLTLWFDLPPELAARRLAAARAPDRFEAQPLEFFTRVAQGYARRAAEAGPRFARIDADRAREHVAAQMLAEVAERGWLPAQGAAA; encoded by the coding sequence GTGACGACAGGCCTGTTCATCACCTTCGAGGGCATCGACGGCGCCGGCAAGTCCTCGCACATCGACGCGCTGGCGCGCGCCTTTGCCCAGGCGGGCCGCACCGCCCTGGTGACGCGCGAGCCCGGGGGCACGCCGCTGGCGGAGAAGCTGCGCGAGCTGCTGCTGCACGACGCCATGGACGCGCTGACCGAGACGCTGCTGGTGTTCGCCGCCCGGCGCGACCACTTGGCGCAGGTGATCGTCCCGGCCCTGGCGCGCGGCGAAGTGGTGCTGTGCGACCGCTTCACCGATGCCACCTTCGCCTACCAGGGCGGGGGGCGCGGCTTCGACTGGCAGGTGCTATCACAAATGGAGCAGCTTGCGCAGACCGGGCTTGGGCTGGAGCCCGATTTGATGCTCAACCCGCAGCTGACCCTGTGGTTCGACCTGCCGCCCGAGCTGGCGGCCCGGCGCCTGGCCGCGGCGCGTGCGCCTGACCGCTTCGAGGCCCAGCCGCTGGAATTCTTCACCCGCGTGGCGCAGGGCTACGCCCGCCGCGCCGCCGAAGCCGGGCCACGCTTTGCCCGCATCGACGCCGACCGCGCGCGCGAGCACGTAGCCGCCCAGATGCTGGCAGAGGTGGCCGAGCGCGGCTGGCTGCCCGCGCAAGGGGCCGCTGCATGA
- the mltG gene encoding endolytic transglycosylase MltG: MRRLLVLLLLIAVAAGVGAAWWLHAPLPQRAGSAPAGQPLELEIEPGTTPRGVARAAVQAGLDTNADLLYWWFRLSGKGRGIKAGNYEIPAGTSPRALLQKLVRGEEALRAVTLVEGWTFRQVRQAVARAEQLRPDTASQSDEAIMAALGRAGVAPEGRFFPDTYTYAKGSSDLGLLRRALHAMDRRLEATWAQRDARTPLKSADQALILASIVEKETGRAEDRAQIAGVFTNRLRTGMLLQTDPTVIYGLGEKFDGNLRRRDLTTDTPFNTYTRAGLPPTPIAMPGKASLLAAVQPADTRALYFVARGDGSSHFSESLDEHNRAVNKYQRKQ; the protein is encoded by the coding sequence GTGCGCCGACTGCTCGTCCTGTTGCTCCTTATCGCGGTCGCCGCCGGCGTCGGCGCCGCCTGGTGGCTGCACGCGCCCCTGCCCCAGCGCGCCGGCAGCGCCCCGGCCGGCCAGCCGCTGGAGCTGGAGATCGAGCCCGGCACCACTCCGCGCGGCGTGGCCCGCGCGGCCGTGCAGGCCGGGCTGGACACCAACGCCGACCTGCTGTACTGGTGGTTCCGCCTGTCGGGCAAGGGCCGGGGCATCAAGGCCGGCAACTACGAGATCCCGGCAGGCACGTCGCCCCGGGCGCTGCTGCAAAAGCTGGTGCGCGGCGAAGAAGCCCTGCGCGCCGTGACGCTGGTGGAGGGCTGGACCTTCCGCCAGGTGCGCCAGGCCGTGGCCCGCGCCGAGCAGCTGCGCCCGGACACCGCCAGCCAGAGCGACGAGGCCATCATGGCCGCCCTGGGCCGCGCCGGCGTGGCGCCCGAGGGGCGGTTCTTCCCCGACACCTACACCTACGCCAAGGGCAGCAGCGACTTGGGCCTGCTGCGCCGCGCGCTGCACGCCATGGATCGGCGCCTGGAGGCCACCTGGGCGCAGCGCGATGCGCGCACGCCGCTGAAGAGCGCCGACCAGGCCCTCATCCTGGCCAGCATCGTGGAGAAGGAAACCGGCCGCGCCGAAGACCGCGCGCAGATCGCGGGCGTCTTCACCAACCGCCTGCGCACCGGCATGCTGCTGCAGACCGACCCGACCGTCATCTACGGCCTGGGCGAGAAGTTCGACGGCAACCTGCGCCGGCGCGACCTGACCACCGACACGCCCTTCAACACCTACACCCGCGCTGGCCTGCCGCCCACGCCGATCGCCATGCCGGGCAAGGCCTCGCTGCTGGCCGCGGTGCAGCCGGCCGACACGCGCGCCCTGTACTTCGTCGCCCGCGGCGACGGCTCCAGCCATTTCAGCGAATCGCTGGACGAGCACAACCGCGCCGTCAACAAATACCAGCGCAAGCAGTGA